In the genome of Vicia villosa cultivar HV-30 ecotype Madison, WI linkage group LG7, Vvil1.0, whole genome shotgun sequence, one region contains:
- the LOC131617228 gene encoding mitochondrial carnitine/acylcarnitine carrier-like protein encodes MGDVAKDLTAGTVGGAAQLICGHPFDTTKVKLQSQPTPLPGQLPKYAGAFDAVRKTIAAEGVGGLYKGMSTPLATVAAFNAVLFTVRGQMESLLRSHPGVPLTVSQQYVCGAGAGFAVSFLACPTELIKCRLQAQSALARTGAANMAVNYGGPMDVARQVLRSEGGMRGLFKGLIPTMGREIPGNAIMFGVYEALKQQFAGGTDTSGLSRGSLIVAGGLAGGSPWFLFYPADVIKSVLQVDDHKNPKFSGSLDAFRKIKSSEGFKGLYKGFGPAMARSIPANAACFLAYEMTISALG; translated from the exons ATGGGAGATGTAGCTAAGGATCTTACAGCTGGTACTGTTGGAGGGGCTGCACAACTAATATGCGGACATCCCTTTGACACCACTAAGGTCAAGCTACAAAGCCAGCCTACACCACTCCCTGGTCAGCTTCCCAAGTATGCTGGTGCATTTGATGCCGTTAGGAAGACAATAGCAGCCGAAGGTGTAGGCGGGTTATACAAAGGAATGAGCACCCCACTTGCTACGGTAGCAGCCTTCAATGCTGTCTTGTTTACTGTAAGGGGGCAGATGGAATCATTATTAAGGTCACATCCAGGCGTCCCTCTCACAGTGAGTCAACAGTATGTTTGCGGAGCTGGTGCTGGTTTTGCTGTTTCCTTTCTTGCTTGCCCAACTGAATTAATCAAATGCAG ATTGCAAGCACAAAGTGCACTAGCTAGAACAGGAGCAGCAAACATGGCTGTTAATTATGGAGGACCAATGGATGTGGCCAGGCAGGTTCTTCGGTCAGAGGGGGGCATGAGAGGTCTTTTCAAAGGTTTGATTCCCACAATGGGACGTGAGATACCTGGAAATGCAATAATGTTTGGTGTATATGAAGCATTAAAGCAACAGTTTGCAGGAGGCACCGATACCTCTGGTTTAAGTAGAGGCTCTCTAATTGTTGCAGGAGGTTTGGCAGGTGGTTCCCCCTGGTTCCTATTTTACCCGGCCGATGTTATTAAAAGCGTGCTTCAAGTAGATGACCATAAGAATCCTAAATTCTCTGGTTCATTGgatgctttcagaaagattaaatcCTCTGAGGGATTCAAAGGCTTATATAAGGGTTTTGGTCCTGCAATGGCAAGAAGTATTCCTGCAAATGCAGCATGCTTCTTGGCATATGAGATGACAATATCAGCTTTAGGATGA